A region of Methanomicrobium sp. W14 DNA encodes the following proteins:
- a CDS encoding P-II family nitrogen regulator, which yields MKKIEAIIRPEKLERVSDALIEKGHHAMTVTEVRGRGAQRGIALQFRGKEIMVDLIPKVKIEMVVHDEDVDGVIAIIKEFARTGKNGDGKIFIFNVEKCMGVRSD from the coding sequence ATGAAGAAGATTGAAGCTATAATTCGTCCTGAAAAACTTGAAAGGGTATCAGATGCTCTTATAGAAAAGGGTCATCATGCAATGACTGTCACAGAAGTACGGGGAAGGGGGGCACAGCGTGGAATTGCCCTCCAGTTCCGTGGCAAGGAAATAATGGTGGATTTAATCCCCAAGGTAAAAATAGAGATGGTCGTTCACGATGAGGATGTTGACGGGGTCATTGCCATCATTAAGGAGTTTGCCCGCACGGGCAAGAACGGTGACGGCAAGATCTTTATTTTTAATGTAGAAAAGTGCATGGGAGTCAGATCCGACTGA